The Eublepharis macularius isolate TG4126 chromosome 3, MPM_Emac_v1.0, whole genome shotgun sequence genome has a window encoding:
- the SLITRK1 gene encoding SLIT and NTRK-like protein 1, which translates to MLLWILLLETSLCFAAGNVTGDVCKEKICSCAEIEGDLHVDCEKKGFTSLQRFSAPTSQFYHLFLHGNSLTRLFPNEFANFYNAVSLHMENNGLHEIVPGAFLGLQLVKRLHINNNKIKSFRKQTFLGLDDLEYLQADFNLLRDIDPGAFRDLNKLEVLILNDNLISILPANVFQYVPITHLDLRGNRLKTLPYEDVLEQIPGIAEILLEDNPWDCTCDLLSLKEWLENIPKNALIGRVICEAPTRLQGKDLNETTEQELCRKNRVDSSLAAPPAEEETFDPGPIPTPFKIHGKEDLATLGSAPQGGTKIPVNWQIKTRPTAAGSTLTVKGKSSSSTPCPATCTCHPIPGGFKVNCNDGNVSSLMDLKPKPSNVHELFLRGNKIHTIRKSHFVDYRKLNLLDLGNNNIATMENNTFKNLLELVWLYMDNNYLDILSREKFNGLQNLEYLNMEFNVIQLITPGTFNAMPKLRVLILNNNLLRSLPVDVFAGVSLSKLSIHNNYFLYLPVAGVLDQLTSITQIDLHDNPWDCKCPIVPFKQWVEMLRPKVMMSDLRCETPEEFFKEDFESLSNEAICPQLKIMPTLTSTHKNSTGLAETGTHSNSYLETSRVSISVLVPGLLLVFVTSAFTVVGMLVFILRNRKRSKRRDANSSASEINSLQTVCDSSYWHNGPYNSDGAHRVYDCGSHSISD; encoded by the coding sequence ATGCTGCTTTGGATCCTGCTACTGGAGACGTCTCTTTGTTTCGCTGCCGGGAATGTTACAGGGGACGTTTGCAAAGAGAAGATCTGCTCGTGCGCCGAGATCGAGGGCGACTTGCACGTCGACTGCGAGAAGAAGGGCTTCACCAGCCTGCAGCGCTTCTCGGCCCCCACGTCGCAGTTCTACCATTTGTTCCTGCACGGCAATTCCCTCACCCGCCTTTTCCCCAATGAGTTTGCGAACTTTTACAATGCCGTCAGCTTGCACATGGAAAACAACGGCTTGCACGAAATCGTGCCGGGGGCTTTCCTGGGGCTGCAGCTGGTGAAGCGGCTGCacatcaacaacaacaagatCAAGTCCTTTCGCAAGCAGACCTTCCTGGGGCTCGATGATCTGGAATACCTCCAGGCGGACTTTAACTTGCTGAGGGATATCGACCCGGGGGCTTTCCGGGACTTGAACAAGCTGGAGGTGCTGATCTTAAACGACAACCTCATCAGCATTTTGCCGGCCAACGTTTTTCAGTACGTGCCCATCACCCACTTAGACCTGCGGGGCAACCGTCTGAAAACCTTGCCTTACGAGGACGTGCTGGAGCAGATCCCGGGCATCGCCGAGATCCTGCTCGAGGACAACCCTTGGGACTGCACCTGCGACCTCCTCTCCCTGAAAGAATGGCTGGAGAACATCCCCAAGAATGCCTTGATCGGCCGGGTCATCTGCGAAGCCCCCACCCGGCTGCAGGGCAAGGATTTAAACGAGACCACGGAGCAAGAGCTCTGTCGGAAGAACCGGGTGGATTCCAGCCTGGCAGCTCCCCCTGCAGAAGAGGAAACCTTCGATCCTGGCCCCATTCCAACTCCGTTTAAGATCCATGGCAAGGAAGACCTGGCCACTCTGGGCTCGGCACCTCAGGGGGGTACAAAGATCCCGGTCAACTGGCAGATCAAGACCAGACCCACCGCTGCTGGCTCAACCCTCACCGTCAAAGGCAAGTCCTCCAGCAGCACGCCGTGTCCCGCCACATGCACCTGCCACCCCATCCCAGGAGGCTTCAAGGTGAACTGCAACGATGGCAACGTCAGCAGCTTGATGGATCTGAAGCCCAAACCCTCCAACGTCCACGAGCTCTTTTTGAGGGGTAACAAGATCCACACCATTCGGAAATCACATTTTGTGGATTACCGGAAGCTCAACCTGTTGGACTTGGGCAACAACAACATTGCCACCATGGAGAACAACACCTTCAAGAACCTCCTGGAGCTAGTGTGGCTGTACATGGACAACAACTACTTGGACATTCTGTCTCGGGAGAAGTTCAATGGCCTGCAGAACCTGGAGTACCTGAACATGGAATTTAACGTCATTCAACTCATCACACCCGGCACTTTCAATGCCATGCCCAAATTGAGGGTCCTCATCTTGAACAacaacctgctgaggtccctccccgtTGATGTCTTTGCTGGGGTGTCTCTCTCCAAGCTCAGCATCCACAACAACTATTTCCtgtacctgccagtggcaggtgttCTGGACCAGCTCACGTCCATCACCCAAATAGACTTACACGACAATCCCTGGGACTGCAAGTGCCCCATTGTCCCTTTCAAGCAGTGGGTCGAGATGTTGAGGCCCAAGGTGATGATGAGCGACTTGAGATGTGAGACTCCCGAAGAGTTCTTCAAGGAGGACTTTGAATCCCTCTCCAATGAGGCCATTTGCCCTCAACTCAAAATCATGCCCACCTTGACTTCCACCCATAAGAACAGCACTGGGCTGGCTGAGACTGGGACTCACTCTAACTCCTACCTGGAGACCAGCAGGGTCTCCATCTCGGTGCTGGTGCCTGGCCTTTTGCTGGTCTTTGTCACCTCTGCCTTCACAGTGGTTGGCATGCTAGTCTTCATCCTGAGGAACAGGAAGCGCTCCAAGAGGAGGGATGCCAACTCCTCAGCCTCTGAGATCAACTCTTTACAGACAGTCTGTGACTCCTCCTACTGGCACAATGGACCATACAATTCAGATGGAGCCCACAGGGTGTATGACTGTGGCTCTCACTCCATATCAGACTGA